A segment of the Collimonas fungivorans genome:
ACAGCAGGCTTGCCACGTTTTGTTCCGGCGTCGGCGCAGACAGCAGCAGCCCTGCCCCCGATTGTTCAAGCAGGTTGCGGAATGGCGGGATATCGCTCAATACCGGCGTCAGGCCGGCGCTCATCGCTTCAATCGGCGCGATGCCGAATCCCTCATGCCTTGACAGGCAAATGAAGTAACTGGACTGAGCGATCAGCGCCGCCAGTTCATGGTCGGCGGGATTCGCTACGATCTGTACCGCATCCGCAAGGTCGTTCTGCCTGGCCCAGGCGCGCAGCTCTTCCGCGCTGTGGTCATATTCACGGCCGGCAATGATCAGCTTCCAGCCCAGCTGGCGCTGCGCAAGCTGCCGGAACAAGGCGAGTGTTTCGAGCAAGCCTTTGTTGATCGACCAGCGGCCGAAATAGATCAAGGCCCGGGTCAGCTCCGGCGCCGACTGGTCGCTGTATTTCTCCACATTGACGCCGTTTTCAATCACGGCCAGTTTTGGCTGCTTGACGATGCCGGCAAACATGTCGCCATCGTTGTCGCTGGTGGCGATGATCTTGTCGTACGCCATGGACGAAGCGCGCGTGATTGTGTTGAAGTAGATTTTCTTGAGCCCGGAAGCGAAGCTGGTATGGAAAAACCCGCCATGGGTCGACGCCACCAGCGGCCGCCGGTGCAGGACACGAGTAAGCGCCATGTAATCGAAAAAGAAATCGATGCCATGCACATGGATCACGTCGGCATCCGCCACATGCTCCAGCACGCTGGGGCACAGCGGATATCTGCTGCTGCCATGGAACGGCAGGCGCACCACGGCGACGCCGTTGACCAGGGCCTCGGAACTGAGAAATTCGGCGGAATTCCTGAACAGGCGGTTGAGCGTGACCACCTTCGGCAGCTGGCCGTGGTGCTCGCGCTGCTGCCGGGCGATATTCTGCACCACGTCTTCCATGCCGCCGATGGAGGGAGAATACTGGCGCACAATGTGCGTGACTTTAATAGGCATGTTCTTGCTCCTTTGTTTTTTTCTGCGAGCGTGCCGTTGCGCCGGCAGGCGCCGCATCCGCCGCTTTCCCCACGGTGCATCCGACCAGGAACCAGAGGATGCCGGCGGTTTTCAGGGCGAACAGCGAGGTGCCGCTGACGCACAAGATCAGGGAGATGTACAGCGTGGTATAGACGCGGAAGCGGTTGCCCCGCTCGTCCTCCATCCTCAGCATCCAGAACGGCAGCCACAACAGGAAACACAACGGCAGGCCGAGCCGCGTCAGCAGAGAGGGGTAACCCATGTCGCCGAAATTGGTGTTGTAGCCGTCCAGGCCCAGCAACATGCCGATATCCAGGTCCAGCAGCGTACGGCCGCTGACGTACAGCCGGCCCAGGAAGCTGTCGCTGTACCTGCCATCAAAGAAGGCTCCGATCAGCAGCAACATCAGAGCGCTCAGCAACGGCAGCACGATCAGCCAGGCGTTGCTGCTCTTGGCCAGCGGCGAACAGCGCAGCACAATCAGCACGGCGACCGTGATCATGCCGTAGCGCGAGTCGCTCATGATGATCATGAGGGCGGCGGCCAGCAGGAAAAAAAGCATGTCCTTGATCTCTTCACGCCGTTTCGACAAGCCCCAGGCAGCGATGATTACCGCAAAATTCCCAAGCGAAACCGGCTCCAGGAAAACCGAGGATATGCGATGGCTGCCCAGCAGGGACGGCAGGATGGTGCGGCCGATTCCCTCCGGCCTTATGCCGTTCAAGCCCAGCACGCTGTCTTTGGCCCAGTTGGAGCCGGCGGCAAGGCCGCCCTGGTTGACGTAATAGGAAAAAATATTGAAGACGCGCGAATAAAAATCAAGGAAAAACCATTCGGCAAAACCGAAAGCCAGCACCAGCAGCACCGCCAGCTTGAGCAGGCGGTCGGCATACCGTATATCGCCGATCTGCCGGCCGATGCCGTAGAACAGGATAGGAATCATCACGTCCCGGAATCCTTTCGGGTCCAGCTGGTTGCGCATGATCGCCAGCAGGAACAGGTAGGCGGCGGCCAGGGCGGCGATGGCGACCAGTTCCAGCCTGATGTGCTTGCTCAGCACCACCATGCACAGCAGGTAGATGACAAATTCCGAAAACACCACGCCGGCGGTGGCGATCGCATGGACGTTGGTATGGATGGCACACAGGGCCGCCTGGTACAGCAGCGCGGCCATGAGTATCCAGAACGTCAGCCGTTCGGTCGGCACCGACAGGCCGGCCGAGCGCGGGAAAATGAAATCCCTGATGTTGGCGAAATTCTGCATGTGCTTGATCCCCTTTCTCAAAAACTCACCAGCACCGAACCCACCACTTCCGTGCCGCTGCGGCGCAGCTGGTCGCTGAAGGCTGTGAGATCGGCAACCCGGGTATGGTCTTTGCGCACCACCAGCAGCACCCCGCCGGCGCGGGCGGCGATCGTCAGGACGTCAGCCGCGCTGGAACACGCAGGGGTGTCATACAGGATGACGTCGAAACGGCTGCGCAAAGTCTGGTTCAGGGCATTGAAGCTGGAGCGGTTGATCAGTTCCTGCGGATTGGGCACCGACGATCCGGCCGGCAGCAGCGACAGGTCGGCGAACGACTCGGCGACGGCGAGCGGTTCCAGGCCGGCGCGCCCGGCCAGCACATCGGCCAGCCCGTGTCCCGCCGCCAGGTTGAATATCCGCTGCTGGCGCGGCTTGCGCAGATTGGCGTCCACCAGCAAGGTCTGCAGGCCCAGCTGCGAGAACACGATGGCCAGGTTGGCGGCCATCAGGCTGGTGCCGTCGCCGGCGTTGACGCTGGCGATGGCCAGCGTCTTGCGG
Coding sequences within it:
- a CDS encoding glycosyltransferase family 4 protein, with protein sequence MPIKVTHIVRQYSPSIGGMEDVVQNIARQQREHHGQLPKVVTLNRLFRNSAEFLSSEALVNGVAVVRLPFHGSSRYPLCPSVLEHVADADVIHVHGIDFFFDYMALTRVLHRRPLVASTHGGFFHTSFASGLKKIYFNTITRASSMAYDKIIATSDNDGDMFAGIVKQPKLAVIENGVNVEKYSDQSAPELTRALIYFGRWSINKGLLETLALFRQLAQRQLGWKLIIAGREYDHSAEELRAWARQNDLADAVQIVANPADHELAALIAQSSYFICLSRHEGFGIAPIEAMSAGLTPVLSDIPPFRNLLEQSGAGLLLSAPTPEQNVASLLLLHQEMEADYAQRRIQMQQFVERYDWRRIAEKYIDVYKELVR
- the epsG gene encoding chain length determinant protein tyrosine kinase EpsG; amino-acid sequence: MNKPVSPLFDSAMAPRKDANMGRMLVEQGKLTPDQAERVRRLQQEQGLRFGEAAQRLGLVSELDIQQVLSRQFDYPYQESAGNYPAALVAAYQPFSAEVEMLRSVRSQLMLRWFTASRKTLAIASVNAGDGTSLMAANLAIVFSQLGLQTLLVDANLRKPRQQRIFNLAAGHGLADVLAGRAGLEPLAVAESFADLSLLPAGSSVPNPQELINRSSFNALNQTLRSRFDVILYDTPACSSAADVLTIAARAGGVLLVVRKDHTRVADLTAFSDQLRRSGTEVVGSVLVSF